The DNA region GTTCTCAGCGCATTTTTTTGCTATATCAATTTCAATAGTCCGTTTTATTGCTGTTTGTATTACTTGATTTGTCCCATTATATTGGGGTAATCGGTAATAATGCCATCCACACCCACACTCATAAAGTACTTTACTTCCTTAACCGAATTTACCGTCCACGGGATAATTTTAACCCCCATGTCGTGGCAGCGATCTACCAAACCTTTTCCAACTAAAACCGAATAAGGGCTGTAAATTGTGGGTTTAAACCCAAGCTTTTCGATATAAGTTTCAAAGGGTTCTTTTTCATCAATCAGCAACGAAGTTTGAATTTTCGGATACTTTTCGTGCAAATATTGGAGCGTTCTCATATCAAACGATTCGATAATTACGCGTTTGGCTATATTTTTATCGTTAACCACCTCCATAATCAACTCAACAAATTCTGCCGGCTCCGGATGAAACTCATTGTCTCCATTTTTTATCGTTTTTGTTTCGATGCTATAAATCGGCCTGGCCAGTTTGTGTGATTTTGCATAAGCTTCCGCGGCATCGATGGTTTCAGAAAGTAGGGGCTTATAAGCCTTAAATTTTACCTGACTTGGAAAACGGGCGTGGACTTTGCTTCCCACATCAAACTTCTTCACCTCAGCATAATCCATTTTGTAGATGTTATACTTTTTCTGGTCTTTTAAACTAATTGGCTTTCCTTTAGGTGTTAACGAAATTTCGTTGTTAAAGTAAGGTTCTTGCGAGAGTACTACTTTTTTATCTTTAGTAATTACGGCATCCATTTCGAGCGTGGTTACGCCCAAATCTAAAGCTTTCAGCATGCCTTCAACGGTATTTTCGGGCATAATGCCCCGGGCGCCTGCCTTTCCCTGCACATCGAACTTTCGCTTTTGGGCCGAAACATTAAGAAGACAAACAACAAGAACGGGAACTAGAAGTAATTTTTTATACATGTACTTATAAACGTAAAATGAGTGGTTTCTATATCGGCTTAAACGATTCTTTTTATCCGTAGCGCAAAGGCACTGCTAATGGGTAAACTTCACCCCGCTTTCTGTTGTATCTTTTTGCATGCTCGCTCAAACGCCCGAGCACCGCCAACAAAAAGGATGCCG from Pedobacter endophyticus includes:
- a CDS encoding glycerophosphodiester phosphodiesterase family protein, giving the protein MYKKLLLVPVLVVCLLNVSAQKRKFDVQGKAGARGIMPENTVEGMLKALDLGVTTLEMDAVITKDKKVVLSQEPYFNNEISLTPKGKPISLKDQKKYNIYKMDYAEVKKFDVGSKVHARFPSQVKFKAYKPLLSETIDAAEAYAKSHKLARPIYSIETKTIKNGDNEFHPEPAEFVELIMEVVNDKNIAKRVIIESFDMRTLQYLHEKYPKIQTSLLIDEKEPFETYIEKLGFKPTIYSPYSVLVGKGLVDRCHDMGVKIIPWTVNSVKEVKYFMSVGVDGIITDYPNIMGQIK